Proteins from a genomic interval of Phlebotomus papatasi isolate M1 chromosome 3, Ppap_2.1, whole genome shotgun sequence:
- the LOC129806131 gene encoding dual specificity mitogen-activated protein kinase kinase 3, translating to MSGRRKPNLKITMAAEAPPPVTPPHNLDKSTTITIEDKTFIVEADDLEKLCDLGRGAYGIVEKMRHRQTDTVMAVKRITATVNTQEQKRLLMDLDISMRSSACPYTVHFYGALFREGDVWICMEVMDTSLDKFYPKVFKNSRVMSEDILGKITIAVVNALHYLHAKLKVIHRDVKPSNILINRKGEVKMCDFGISGYLVDSVAKTIDAGCKPYMAPERIDPTGNPGQYDIRSDVWSLGISMIEMATGKFPYSTWGSPFEQLKQVVTDDPPRVEVGKFSPEFTNFISVCLQKCYTDRPNYEQLLQHPFLQEHSAKTTDVATFVEEILNLPD from the exons ATGTCTGGCCGTAggaaacctaacctcaaaatcacAATGGCTGCAGAAGCGCCGCCTCCTGt AACTCCACCACACAATCTGGACAAGAGTACAACAATCACAATTGAAGATAAGACGTTCATTGTGGAGGCGGATGATCTGGAGAAGCTTTGTGACCTGGGCAGGGGGGCATATGGGATTGTAGAGAAGATGCGTCACAGACAGACGGACACAGTGATGGCCGTGAAGAGGATCACCGCAACGGTGAATACGCAGGAGCAGAAGCGTCTCCTGATGGATCtagacatttcaatgagatcCAGCGCTTGCCCGTACACAGTTCACTTCTACGGGGCGCTGTTCCGCGAGGGCGACGTCTGGATCTGCATGGAAGTGATGGATACCAGCCTAGACAAATTCTATCCGAAAGTATTCAAAAACAGCCGTGTTATGTCTGAAGATATTCTAGGAAAA ATCACGATAGCCGTAGTTAATGCTCTCCACTATCTCCACGCCAAACTCAAGGTGATCCACAGGGATGTTAAGCCATCAAACATTCTGATTAATCGCAAAGGAGAGGTTAAAATGTGCGATTTTGGCATTTCTG GGTACTTAGTTGACTCGGTGGCGAAAACTATAGATGCCGGATGCAAACCCTACATGGCTCCGGAACGGATAGATCCAACAG GAAATCCGGGACAGTATGATATTCGATCGGATGTCTGGTCACTGGGGATCAGCATGATTGAAATGGCCACCGGGAAGTTCCCCTACTCCACATGGGGCTCCCCCTTTGAGCAACTGAAGCAGGTGGTTACGGATGATCCGCCGAGGGTTGAAGTGGGCAAGTTCAGTCCAGAATTCACGAATTTCATTAGTGTTTGCTTGCAAAAGTGCTACACTGACCGTCCAAATTATGAGCAATTGCTGCAGCATCCCTTCCTCCAGGAGCATAGTGCTAAGACAACAGATGTCGCCACCTTCGTCGAGGAGATTCTCAACTTGCCGGATTGA
- the LOC129806134 gene encoding NADH dehydrogenase [ubiquinone] 1 beta subcomplex subunit 1, protein MVLNSVFGATKEWVWIALPLTGWAIGSFLDHKETLRMTRFRDKSALYGRQLAPGEKPSWP, encoded by the coding sequence ATGGTGTTAAACAGTGTCTTTGGTGCCACGAAGGAGTGGGTATGGATAGCTCTACCGCTCACCGGATGGGCAATTGGGTCATTTCTCGACCACAAGGAAACCCTCCGGATGACCCGATTCCGGGACAAGAGTGCCCTGTACGGAAGACAATTGGCTCCTGGGGAGAAACCATCATGGCCCTGA
- the LOC129806136 gene encoding uncharacterized protein LOC129806136, translated as MASGLLNLWRKYRLVVIFPSLTAYAIYADLAHTRKWKLQQKQLEVSRGVFEAE; from the coding sequence ATGGCAAGTGGTCTCTTGAATCTCTGGCGCAAGTATCGACTGGTTGTAATCTTTCCATCACTCACAGCGTACGCAATCTACGCGGATTTAGCTCACACTCGGAAGTGGAAGTTGCAGCAGAAGCAGTTGGAAGTGTCCAGAGGAGTCTTTGAGGCTGAGTAG
- the LOC129806132 gene encoding syntaxin-16 — MASRNLTEVFLIMRNNATQSKNMYPDSRDSDAEPMLRRSLRESEEGLEMQGDHGAPPIWIDKLEEAQYTMSRIKPKLEELGTLHMKHLQRPTLDDHCEEETLIEDASTEISKLIASTHRHIQCIRSSLGQGNRLEQRLTQNVVACLLLQLQEITFRFRNSQNSYLRQMASREERSNVFFETQDFTTIDLEEPPRETTVDTFDNFLKPKPTSLLEETDEQIDEYFQQPVASRLSHQQLLLFEEENTKLIESREQEVSRIVRSIVDLHDIFKDLAGMVQEQGTILDRIDYNVETTQSRVSEGLRQLQRAEMYQRKNRKMMCILILAGITLFMLIALIFTKI, encoded by the exons ATGGCTAGTAGAAATCTGACAGAGGTGTTTCTTATAATGAGGAATAATGCCACACAGAGCAAGAACATGTATCCGGATAGC AGGGACTCCGACGCCGAGCCCATGCTCAGGAGGTCACTGAGGGAGAGTGAGGAGGGTCTGGAGATGCAGGGTGATCATGGGGCACCTCCAATTTGGATTGACAAACTCGAGGAGGCACAGTACACAATGTCCAGGATAAAGCCGAAGCTGGAAGAGCTAGGGACTCTCCACATGAAGCATCTGCAGAGACCCACCCTGGATGATCACTGTGAGGAGGAAACACTGATTGAGGATGCAAGTACTGAGATTTCTAAGCTTATAGCTTCAACGCATCGTCATATCCAGTGCATTCGATCGAGTCTGGGCCAGGGAAATCGCCTGGAGCAGAGACTGACGCAGAATGTTGTGGCGTGCTTGTTGCTGCAGCTGCAGGAGATAACTTTTCGCTTCAGGAACAGCCAGAATAGCTACCTGAGGCAGATGGCATCGCGGGAGGAGCGATCGAATGTGTTCTTCGAGACGCAGGACTTCACAACAATTGACCTAGAGGAGCCCCCACGGGAAACAACTGTGGACACCTTTGACAATTTTCTTAAGCCCAAACCAACGAGTTTGCTGGAGGAGACTGATGAGCAGATCGATGAGTATTTTCAGCAGCCGGTGGCTTCAAGGCTCTCCCATCAGCAGCTGCTGCTTTTCGAGGAGGAAAACACGAAGCTCATCGAGAGCCGGGAGCAGGAAGTATCACGAATTGTGAGGTCCATTGTCGATCTGCATGATATCTTCAAGGATCTGGCGGGAATGGTGCAGGAACAGGGAACAATCCTGGACAGGATTGACTACAACGTAGAGACCACTCAATCGCGAGTTTCTGAAGGTCTGCGGCAGCTGCAGCGTGCGGAAATGTACCAAAGGAAGAACCGGAAGATGATGTGCATCCTCATCCTGGCCGGGATTACCCTTTTTATGCTTATTGCTCTGATCTTTaccaaaatctaa